From one Vibrio neonatus genomic stretch:
- a CDS encoding FAD-dependent oxidoreductase, which yields MSVETHPCFWITEAKQQPDWQESESLHQDIDADVCIVGGGYTGLWTSILIKQQSPQTKVVVLEKSFCGAGASGVNGGCMLTWAAKYSSMCKMFGEEQAKFLVLESEQVIFEIEAFCKEHGIDAGLRRHGTYYTATNSAQCGALDSTLEKLDKEDLNSWRKVSTEQLNQNTGSARNIEGHFSQAAGSVQPALLARGLRRVALSLGVEIYENSEMTRIEYGEPATVYTHEGSVKAGKVVLALNAWMVDKFKQFKNSIVVVSSDMVITKPLGDKLAQSGLSDGVTVVDSRIFVHYYRDTVDGRLMLGKGGNRFSFNNQVEPMFNCQSHYFELLQGAFDRLFPNLGREQIEFNWTGGSDRSTTGFPFFGNIKNQSNIFYGLGYSGNGVAQTRIGGKILSAMALGMEDEYANCALTGGPRGHFPPEPIRWMGAMMVRDAVRRKEGAEDDDRSPLIVNRWLAKLAGPAGKADK from the coding sequence CACCCATGTTTTTGGATTACTGAAGCAAAGCAACAACCTGATTGGCAAGAATCTGAATCTCTGCATCAAGATATTGACGCAGATGTTTGTATTGTTGGCGGCGGATACACCGGACTTTGGACATCGATTCTTATTAAGCAACAGTCACCACAAACCAAAGTTGTGGTACTAGAGAAGAGTTTTTGTGGCGCAGGTGCATCTGGCGTCAATGGCGGTTGTATGCTGACTTGGGCGGCTAAATACTCTTCAATGTGTAAGATGTTTGGTGAAGAGCAAGCAAAGTTTTTGGTCTTAGAATCCGAGCAGGTGATTTTTGAGATTGAAGCGTTTTGTAAAGAGCATGGCATAGACGCAGGTCTTAGAAGACACGGCACTTATTACACTGCCACAAATTCAGCGCAATGTGGCGCGCTAGATTCGACATTAGAGAAACTCGATAAAGAAGACCTAAATAGCTGGCGGAAAGTATCCACCGAGCAGCTCAATCAAAATACGGGCTCTGCTCGTAATATAGAAGGGCACTTCTCGCAAGCTGCCGGCAGTGTTCAGCCTGCATTATTGGCAAGAGGGCTTCGCCGCGTGGCACTGTCGTTAGGCGTCGAAATCTATGAAAATAGCGAAATGACACGCATCGAATATGGTGAACCTGCAACTGTGTATACCCATGAAGGCTCAGTAAAAGCAGGTAAAGTTGTGTTAGCGCTAAACGCTTGGATGGTGGACAAATTTAAGCAGTTCAAAAACAGCATAGTGGTGGTGTCATCAGACATGGTGATCACGAAACCTTTGGGCGATAAGCTTGCGCAGTCGGGACTTTCGGACGGGGTTACGGTTGTTGATTCTAGAATTTTTGTGCATTACTACCGAGATACAGTAGATGGACGTTTGATGCTTGGCAAAGGGGGCAACCGTTTCTCTTTTAATAACCAAGTTGAACCTATGTTTAATTGCCAAAGTCATTATTTTGAGCTGTTACAAGGCGCTTTTGATCGACTGTTTCCTAACTTAGGTCGTGAACAGATTGAGTTTAACTGGACAGGAGGCTCTGATCGCTCAACAACGGGTTTCCCATTCTTTGGCAATATCAAAAATCAGTCGAATATTTTCTATGGTTTAGGTTACTCCGGCAATGGCGTCGCTCAGACTCGTATCGGCGGCAAAATCTTGTCTGCCATGGCATTAGGGATGGAAGATGAGTACGCAAATTGTGCTTTGACGGGCGGCCCTAGAGGTCATTTTCCACCTGAGCCAATACGCTGGATGGGCGCTATGATGGTGCGAGATGCGGTTCGACGTAAAGAAGGAGCTGAAGATGACGACCGCTCACCACTTATTGTTAACCGATGGCTTGCAAAATTAGCGGGGCCAGCAGGAAAAGCCGATAAATAA